DNA sequence from the Aphelocoma coerulescens isolate FSJ_1873_10779 chromosome 27, UR_Acoe_1.0, whole genome shotgun sequence genome:
GAAAACATCTCTGGGATTTAACAGCCAAAGCAACTGCTCAGTTCAAGCAGTTTTTCTTGCTGTTCTCCTGATGCTGGGCTAAACCAGCGGATATCCTTGTCTGTTCCAGTGAAATTGAAAGATTACCGTTCTGCAATCATGAATTTTGAAAGGGCTCTGGAGAAGGCGAAGCTTGTGCCCAGTGAAGCTGCTCAAAATGGCATCATTGCGGTAAGGGGGCTGCTGCGGGGAGGAGGAGCCCTGGGCAGCATCTGTGAGGAGCTGTTATCCCAGCTGGATGCTCCAGCCAGTAATGCCATAAAAATGCAGTAGAAATGCAGTTTTACAGTAGGAAAGGACTTCATAACGATAGCagagagcaaaagaaaacagggaaataTTGGGTATGTAGCTGCATTTCTGGGGCTTTCATTAAGAACCACATCCCTTTCAGGCCTTGGATAATGTGAGCAAAAGCTTCATTGCAGAGctgaaaaaaagccacaaagaaGCGACGACGGTTCCCTCACAGCAAGGTACTTGTCGTTCACACCTCTGCgcccagaaatggaaaaaaaccacactttCCTGTTCTGCACATCAGCAGCACCTTAGAATTCCCACAGCACCCATTTCCTTGCAAGTATTGAATTAAAATCTTGGTGGAAGTCCAGCATTGCTCCAGCTGCGCTCCCAGATCCGGCCGTGCCCAGCTTAGAGCGGGAGATGGCAGCGCTCCCCGAGGGTCCCCTGCAGCCCGAcactccagccctgccccgcccctccTGGGGGTCGGTGGGGGGATCCTGGCAGGGCTCTGTGCCCGCAACCCCCGGGGCTGGTCTCCTCAGACcgtgcagcccagcacctgCCGTCCCAGAACCTAGTCGGGAGTGAGAGATTCCTGGTGAGGGCAAGGGAGTCCGGGGGTCTTTCTGGTGCCCAACTGCTGAGTGCTAGAACGTGGCGTaagtttcctttttccttcccagatCGTTCCATCAGCAGTGAAAACGTAACAATTACCATTGAGAAtgtggaagagaaggaaaaagaggaacaaCTCACGGAGAACCAAGATGAAAAGCCAAAGGATTAAAAGCCAAAAGAGGAAGCCAGAAACGAAATAGAAGCAGATGGAAACATTAAAGAGGGGGAAACAGACAAGGAAATAAAGGAGAGCAATGGGGGAAAGTAGAGCCGAGGGGGGAagattaaataaatattgaatAAGAGCCATACCTAGCACTGGAGTGGTGTGTCCCtagcagggaagagctggtctGAGCCGCCGCCGTACTCAGCGCGcagcctccccccgccccgtaCCCCCCTctcgcggccccggccccgccgcggctcAGGACGGTCCCGGCAGCAACCCCGGGACCGGCTCCTCCGCGGCGCGGAGctgccgggcggggcgggggcctgagccccggggcccccccgccgccccggggAGGGTTCGGCCCGGCCCTCGGGGGCGGGCGGGCCCTGGGGCTATGAAAGGAgccgcggccgcggccgccccaGAGCCGCTTccccgccgcgccgctccgcaCCGGCGGCCGCCCCGGAGCCGCTGCCCTCACCATGGTAAGTGCGGCCGGtgggatggggactgggatCGGGACTGGGACTGGAACTGGAATCGGGACTGGGGTCGGGGCCGCCGCTCTGCCCGGGCGGCGGTTCCGATTCCCAGGAGGGCGGAAGCACCGGCGGCATCGCCGACacgtggggctggggctgggggagcgcGGAGGCGGCCGGGCCCCGAGAACGGCCCCGGGGGCCCGTGGCTccgtcccgggggtcccgggacaCCCTGGGGGCTGGCGGGGCACGGGCAACTCGGGTCCGGGGGCGATCGCTCCCTCCACGCGAGCCCCTGTTCCGTGGGGAGCCGGACACAAGCGGGAGCTTTgtgggggcggcgggggggccgggcccggctcAATGGGAGATTGTCCGGCGAGACCCCGCTCCCCCGGGCTCTGCGGAGCCTTTGTCCGCCCGGCCCGGGCCGTGAAGGCGCCCGTTGTCCCCGAGCCGGCGGCGAACAATAGCCCGGGGGGGGCCGCGATTGTTCCTTTGTTCACGGGGCTGAAAAGCGCCTCAGTCCCCTCAGCAGCTGCCGCGGCAGAACAGCGGCTCCGGTCCCCGCCCGCGGGACAGCCCGGTGCGGGGACAGCCCGGCCCGGGGGCACCGCAGCCCCGGCTCCGGCCGTGCTGTCCCCTGGCAAGCGGGGCACCTGCGCTGCGAGGAGGAGCAGCGCCCCAGGTAACTCAGCGGCTTCCTCCTGTGTGAGCACTTTGAGCCCCGAGCCCGCGGGGAAGGCAGCACGGGGGTCGCTGGGGAGCCCggagctccctgctgctctcgGGGGCCCGTGTGTCCCCGCCTGGGTGCGAGGCTGCAGCTGACCCCAGGACAGGCAGTGCCCGTGGGAACTGTGGGGTCCTGCTCCCAGGGCATTTGGAACCAAACCCATCTGCACCTTCTGGAACAAGGAGATGGGGAAATTCAACACCTGaaaagtgtttttttaaaacagcatcACTCCGCAAActggaaaaacatttttctggcCCAGGCAGAGCATTTATGTTTTATGTAAAACCTCTCAATTTTTGCATCAAAGGCAAAATTCACTCCTGAGCATCACTCCCATGATCTTTGGCTTCAGCAGGTCCAGTGGGTCCCAGGCTGGACTAGCCTacaggcagctggggaggtggAAACTTCATGTATTGACCCAAAAAACAGTGTCTGTCTCGTTGATGCTATTGAGGACTTGCACAGCTGAAGAAATCCCTCGTTTCCTTTCAGTCCCGTGTTTTCCCAGGCCCTACTGGGAATTAATCTGGGATTCCACTTACCAgaactgctggcaggaggggagggagagccCGTGCCAGCTCCCAGCGGCATTTTCCGCTCACTGCTGCCAGCCATGAGTGTTTCGTTTCCTCCAGCACTCGAGGTTTCACTTTCGAGTTCTACCTAGCGGCTGCTGGGAGAGGTTTGGCTTTCCTGCAAGCTGTCTCAGTTGCTCTTCCCGAGAGGAGCCCGAATTCCCTCCCGAGAGGAGCCCGAATTCCCTCCTGCGAGGcgctcagctgctgctcctcaggcaGCTCAGACAGAGACAGCGTCATCCCTGCGGGCTGCTCTAGGAAACAGCCTCTTCCCTGGGAAAGGGGTTTGTGATTCAGGTGAAGGGATGAGAGCGTGGCAGCTCTCAACCTGCTGGGACTTTCGGTTCCCGTTGGGCTCCTCCACGGGTCCCTGCCTTCGCATCCGGCAGCCACAGGGTTTTGTTCAAGCGTTCAGACTAAATGTGCCACAGGAGGagccctgcctgggctggggcttTGTGGCAGCTCATGGTGCTTGAGAAACCCCttcctggcagggcagggctgcagctgctgaggccAGAGCAGGGCTGAACCTTCAGCCCTTGGGTGGGATGCAGGTCCCTGCTGTGGGaccagccagagcagctgtgggaggAGGTGTCAGCTGAGCAGGGCACCCAAGTGAGGGAGTGTGGGGCAgatgctccctgtgccccatccTTCCCACTAAAGGTCCCAGTAGGGCCACATTGTCTCTGGGGTTCCTGCCCTGCAAAGTGTTTTCTCCTTCCATTTCAGAACAGAGGTTTCTCCAAGAAGAGTCACACTTTCCTGcctaaaatatttagaaaaatgtcTACTCAATCAGCGAAAGAGAGGCCTGAGAGTTTGCACTTCCCATTCCTGGACGATGAAGACACCATCTCCACACTCAAAGAATCCAAAACCTTTTTCATCCTCCGGGGCCTGCCCGGCAGCGGGAAGTCCACCCTCGCCCAGGCCATCCATGATCGGTACAAAGATGCCTGCAAGGTCATCTCTGTCGATCACTATAAAATTACACCGTTGATAAGAAGCTCCATTCCCGAAGAGTACTCCAAGGTGGATGAGGATCTAGTTGACTATTGCAAACGGGAGATCAGCGTCATCGTTTTGGATGACACTCACCACGAGCGGGAACGGCTGGACCAGATCTTTGACATTGCTGACAAGTACCGGTACAAAGTCATCTTCGCCGAGCCCAAAACCCCGTGGCGCTTGGATTGTCCCCAGCTAAAGGACAAGAACCAATGGAAACTATCCGTGGAAGAGCTGAAGAAGATGAAGCCAAGCTTGgagaaggaattcctccccatgtattttgggtggtttttgagCAAAAGAAGTTCGGAGATCCTGAGGAAGGCTGGCCAGGCATTCCTGGATGAGCTTGGGAGTCTCAAAGCCTTCAAAAAGGAGAGTAAATACTGTA
Encoded proteins:
- the CNP gene encoding 2',3'-cyclic-nucleotide 3'-phosphodiesterase: MNRGFSKKSHTFLPKIFRKMSTQSAKERPESLHFPFLDDEDTISTLKESKTFFILRGLPGSGKSTLAQAIHDRYKDACKVISVDHYKITPLIRSSIPEEYSKVDEDLVDYCKREISVIVLDDTHHERERLDQIFDIADKYRYKVIFAEPKTPWRLDCPQLKDKNQWKLSVEELKKMKPSLEKEFLPMYFGWFLSKRSSEILRKAGQAFLDELGSLKAFKKESKYFPSATEDPKIKIDLTSYFVKRPPGVLHCTTKYTEFGKAAGAEEYAQQEAVKASYGKGFTLSISALFITTKTVGARIELSEQQLLLWPGDADKILSTDNLPRGSRAHITLGCANGVEAVQTGLDLLEFVKLEKAGNKGEQVGEIGGGKLLYFDNGMWMLVLSKKIDVKAIFSGYYGKGKLVPTQSTNKRGSAFSSCTII